TGTTTGTTACTTAATTGCCgctttatattttagttttccaattatattttgtttcgatatatttgtttaatattttataatatttatttatctgTATCAGAGATGTTAAACATtactaaaattaaataaaaatatattaatatatataaagaaaaaatcataaaaaagaaaaacatatatactaCAATTCTCCAAATTGTAACTTGCCCATttttaacataaaaatactattaatattaatattaaaggAAACCACCGGTAAAAGACATTCCATATGCTATAATACTTATACCTAACGtgttcatataaattaaatatgatcaaaatattatcttggcatcatatattttaatgtaAAATGTTGTTTAACCATGCGTAATAATTCATAATAtcttatattataaatgcCTATTGTATAAGAAAGGTTTAGAGTTACATTGcatcatatatatcacAAGGTGCACATCCTTACTATATTTGAtgaatatgtttatttaaaaaaacctTTTGTTTGTAttctacattttttaaatttaaattataattccTATCAATCAAATTGCAATGACAATATTATATCGgttgtataaaattatagcAAAGCCAACTAAAtaaactatttatatattataatagataaacataaaatatagcgTATATTAGATAAGTCAAGACATATTAAAATGCCGTCTATAGCAAAATTGAGTTTTATTCTATGtgcattttaatatattataaaagcttatttaaaattgaattatatataatacaaattgtttgaatttattatattatatttatgttagtGTGTAAATTCTTATTAATTGAAATTgatttatacatttttatttatctatatatCATAAAGGTATAGTATTAGATTAATCATaccacattttttaattttcaaaactttggggtatatataaattacgaagtgtttaaaacattttctattttaatatattcttatatGGGAGATAAATAgtttaaaacaaatttaggttcatatgtttaataatcataatagaaataataaaaggaaagcataagtaataaatttttaggGCAAAAAAGGTGacaaacaataatataaaggGAAGTCATACAGAAACTAGTTTTGACAAATGATgacaattatatttaatttgttcacaaaattaaatgcaTGTAATGCATTTTAACATAAAGCAGACGTAATCAAATTATATgcccaaaaaatatatttaaagtgaaaaaatatgttttgtaATGGTAATTTAAAGTCGGAATTATTCAcgaaaacaaattaattttattaatatatgcatcaCAATATTAGAGTGctaaaaacatattatgaagaatatacatttatttatcatcaaatatttcttttaatttggTAACATCTAGTATTCTCATTGCTTTAATCTTGTGAATATACCACCAAGGAATATTAGGACAATTACAATAAATCtacaaataaacaaaaagtgaatgaatatatataaaatatttaaattttgggggaaatatattatgtattataaatatgtgcaTCTATAAAgaatctatatattttttacaactttaaaaatgagtataggaaaataaaaataaatagtggaataaaattattatgttgttaaaaaatgtatattgcTTACAGAGTCGATGTGGGTTATATCAACATGTGTgtcttcttttttaatgataaatCCGGATAAGTTAacaaacatttttattaattcccCATTTCTAATGTCATCTTCAGAATCAATATTAGTTTTGAATGAATTTGCTCTTTCTATTATtctgtttttatatatttttttggaagGATTGTagtcatttatatttgctgAAGACATGACAATTATAGTTGTGTCTTCTGATAtctacaaaattaataaaagcgtatttgaataaattattgtGGAATATGAGAAATACGATTTATAACGAAGTAGAAGAAGAAAAGTTTCCTTACTTGAGCTTTTTTGGCGATAGCATAATAATATCCTCGAGCTGATTGAGTACGATTTTTGTAACGATGTTGTATCATTACTAAATTTGGATTGTACACACGGGCAAATTTtcctaaaaaataatattataaaattgtatagatgaaattaaaatatcatGGGCTTcaaaaaaacgaaagataaaaatagtaagatagtataataacaataataaatattgcGCAAATTGGGataatcatatattattcaattaattaattattacataCCATTAATAAAATCGTCACAGTACATATAGGGTGCATTGGGATTCCATAAAAAGTTTATTATGTCTTCATACTAACGATAAGAAAAGAAACATGTGTAAATgcgcatatatatataacaataatttgtttatttgaacttaattttataacttaaattttgtttattaattCATACCGCATCCGGGACGGGGATTTTAAAATAGAGTTTTCCAACTTCTGGATTTGCACGCttcttaaaatataaagatatatcACCTTCgtatttttgaaataaataataatcgtCTGTATTTGAAGCATGATATTGTAAACATGTTGCAGCTTCGTCCATAAGTTTGGCTGccttttttgtttctttaCGATTGGTATACAATAGGTGAATGTTTTGCTCATATATTTCGTATGAACTATGATTGACCAATAtgaaacaattttaaaattgggaaaaaaaatagatgtatttataaatagtatTTTGATGTCTAATAGTTGTGTATGTGTATATTTGCATAAATAAGCATGTAATATTCTCATATATGAAGGTCTAAATGCGtagttatattatatatatgtttttatatattcttacGGAATATTGTAGGGAATCCGTTTGCGTAATGCAGCACTACGTCGAGCTTTACTGCGCTGGGCATATTTCCGTATAGCTTGAACCTCTGGGGTATCTTCACTTGCAAGGGCATTATCGCTCATACATACGAGCATGCTTAAAAGACAAAAAGCGATTTTAATGCAtcttttattcattttaaaatttaataattaaaatattaaaaaatacttaatatttttttaacaactaaaaataaaaaacttgAAATGTTGGATAAGCATAATTAAAATCGAAGCAAAATATttcgaaaaaatataaaaagctaatatttatttcagaaaataattattaaataattatgcatgatttttgtttaaatacTTTATCATTTGCCAACAATAATAGAcgacatttttataaataatgaaaccaaaataattttattattcttaatttcgataatattatatatctaaaaaaaatattttaatcacgctataatatataaaacatataatttaattaattataatatttttaatatttacattattatacaagcttttttaatttttataactcAATAGTTAAAgctaaaattaaaattgataaaatattccaTATGAACGGaattgtattatatacaacAGGTTGTGATGTACAACatagaaaaatttatattttttttcatctagcaaattaataatttaaaatgtcAAATGCAAAGTTAgaaaataacataaaaaaaattataattttataatatgattatattataaataatatgttgATAAATAAACGATAACATCCATACaacttataataattattatataaaatagttgttttgatatttatttttagtataaatcattttttacattttcaaatattaaaataatttatatcaaGCGAggtattacatttttatacagTGTTGTTACtattacaataataatattcatcATAACAACAGTATGAAAAATTCTAGATTATGGCGATTtggtttttttatattttgtttattactttttattgaaattttacagaataaaaattttatagtaTAGTTCGTAAgttgataaaattatgcatttttaGTAGCATTGATACATACTTTATGCAAATTAatgtaaattataaaagatattacatatatagcaactatataaattaatatgaaaaaaataccccacaaaaataaaattgtaaaataaatcatggaatatttatacataaaaaatgtcttTGTTTTTTAGTTGCAATTGTTTCGGGGTTAAGGTGTTTATGGTTTTATTTCTGGGTCTAAGTTCATTTAATTTGctcatatttaataatatttggtTGTCTTAaagtttattaaataatatatatatagtggTGAAGTGTGATTCTTACGAggtaaatttaaataaccATGAACGCATTGTTTTTTACAAGACATGaataatacatttatgTTAAGAATTTCAAAAGGTTATTATGTATTAGTAAAAGAAGAAAGAATTGAAGATATTAATAGTAGTATTTTGTCGAGGTTTATGTGCCTCGCttgatttaattttttataacttgGAAGCATTTATTAGTTTAACATGCTTCttaaatagtatatatgaataaaaaatcgtttaaatacatataagtaccaattataaaaaaaaatatatggcaTATCCCCCAAAATTTTTACCTATAAATGATGTCTAAATATGCAGCTAAAAAAGGGGGCGTAGTCATTTTATGAAAGGAGGtgtataacattttttcataagttataatttatataactgAACGTTAATATGAATTTAATAtgattaaaataaaatgtctatattgtatatattaatatatatatttactatataataattgtcTATTGTATAAAACTTACTAATCAAGAGAGTACATTGAATTATGCACAACGCAATatgtttctttattttatgaaaattttactTAGTAAaacttattatttatgtcactattattttgatttaaattgtattttGATAACTGAGCAgtataataattgtttatatcaggatataaattataattatattcattttgaaCATCCCTATACCCTACAACATATATTAGGATTAATATGTGCTTTTAAGATTAATTAAACATAATACTAACATATAATAGGTAATCATAAGATATCGATTAAGATACGAGAATACAACATTATCTATAAAATGCATTTTATCCatctaaaatttttattaatacataaaaaataaactatagatgtatgtataacaaatttataaatatatataatactcacttttttcatttcaatACTTTGCAATTATGTTAAagttataatttatattgatAGAGGTAGTTCTCTATatgttaatttatttactataaagatataatattagattgttcattattaatttttaaactttATAGTTTTGaggtataaataaattatattttaaaatagttaaaagataaaatataaggatattaataaaatttaatgttATAGTTTATTctgataattataaataatatggtagatataatatcattattattatacgcctatatatataatttaataaaatactttattaacaaataatatttaaatattgttttattgtggaaaattcatatatttaaacgttattattaattttgttgagaatataaataataattaattttatttgaactaataatatttatattaggttattatatatatatgcaaactCTAAATCTATAACATAATCACATTGTTATTACGAAATACtatatatctttaaaatgtttaattttaaaataatgaaacaaGGGAATTACTAATTggtttaaattatttttattgagTGCATTAATTACCTCGTTGTAGTATACAGTGATACACCATTAGTAACAACGACAATAATATTagattaatatattattaaatacgAACAAAGATATTATGCTTACTTGATACACTACATGGGTATAAATTCATTATGCATATTCTTAAACATGTTATTCGATTATAATTGCACGGATAAAAGAtcatatgaaatattataacattTATTTAAGTAATCTTTAATGTTGTAATATTAGAATAAACATTATCaagaaaaataacattaattttattaataattctacatttttcattaaaaatgcagttattttattaaaaaatacgcAATACATAATACATGTTTAGGTTATAAGTGTAAATGTGTAATTAAAATGGTAACTCATGCACATTGTTTctcaaattaattattctaaccaatgtattaatataattctaaaactaaaaattaatatatttaaatta
This region of Plasmodium chabaudi chabaudi strain AS genome assembly, chromosome: 13 genomic DNA includes:
- a CDS encoding fam-a protein, producing the protein MNKRCIKIAFCLLSMLVCMSDNALASEDTPEVQAIRKYAQRSKARRSAALRKRIPYNIPKTFTYCIPIVKKQKRQPNLWTKLQHVYNIMLQIQTIIIYFKNTKVIYLYILRSYEDIINFLWNPNAPYMYCDDFINGKFARVYNPNLVMIQHRYKNRTQSARGYYYAIAKKAQISEDTTIIVMSSANINDYNPSKKIYKNRIIERANSFKTNIDSEDDIRNGELIKMFVNLSGFIIKKEDTHVDITHIDSILYRCTYL